One genomic region from Manis pentadactyla isolate mManPen7 chromosome 12, mManPen7.hap1, whole genome shotgun sequence encodes:
- the ALKBH7 gene encoding alpha-ketoglutarate-dependent dioxygenase alkB homolog 7, mitochondrial, translated as MAASGLQVLRALPGPGWVRGSGPAVLSRLRDAAMVRPGFLSAAEEETLSRELEPELRRRRYEYDHWDAAIHGFRETEKSRWSEASRTILQRVQAAAFGPDQTLLSSVHVLDLEPQGYIKPHVDSVKFCGATIAGLSLLSPSVMRLVHTQEPAVWLELLLEPGSLYILRGSARYDFSHEILRDEQSFFGERRVPRGRRISVICRSLPEGCDQESPGSYPGLADYHTLPPAS; from the exons ATGGCCGCAAGTGGGCTGCAGGTGCTACGGGCGCTGCCCGGGCCGGGCTGGGTGCGGGGCTCGGGCCCGGCCGTGCTGAGTCGCCTGCGGGACGCAGCCATGGTGCGACCTGGCTTCCTGAGCGCAGCCGAGGAAGAGACCCTGAGCCGCGAGCTGGAGCCCGAACTGCGCCGCCGCCGCTACGAGTACGACCACTGGGACGCG GCCATCCATGGCTTCCGAGAGACAGAGAAGTCACGCTGGTCCGAGGCAAGCCGGACCATCCTGCAGCGCGTGCAGGCGGCGGCCTTTGGCCCTGACCAGACCCTGCTGTCCTCGGTGCATGTGCTGGACCTGGAGCCTCAGGGCTACATCAAGCCACACGTGGACAGCGTCAAG TTCTGTGGAGCCACCATCGCTGGCCTGTCCCTGCTGTCTCCCAGTGTCATGCGGCTGGTGCACACGCAGGAGCCCGCCGTGTGGCTGGAGCTCCTGCTGGAGCCAGGCTCCCTCTACATCCTCAG GGGCTCGGCGCGTTATGACTTCTCCCATGAGATCCTTCGGGATGAGCAGTCCTTCTTTGGAGAGCGTCGGGTTCCCCGGGGCCGACGCATCTCAGTGATCTGCCGCTCCCTTCCTGAGGGGTGCGACCAGGAGAGCCCAGGCAGCTACCCCGGACTTGCTGACTACCACACCCTTCCCCCAGCTTCTTAG
- the CLPP gene encoding ATP-dependent Clp protease proteolytic subunit, mitochondrial isoform X1, which produces MWPGIRVGGARVGVGRCSALGARLVARFFPQRTPGARLAPQQSLHATAARALPLIPIVVEQTGRGERAYDIYSRLLRERIVCVMGPIDDSVASLVIAQLLFLQSESNKKPIHMYINSPGGMVTSGLAIYDTMQYILNPICTWCVGQAASMGSLLLAAGTPGMRHSLPNSRIMIHQPSGGAQGQATDIAIQAEEIMKLRKQLYSIYAKHTKQSLQVIESAMERDRYMSPMEAQEFGLLDKVLVHPPQDGEDEPELVQKEPVVAAAEPAPVST; this is translated from the exons ATGTGGCCCGGAATACGGGTTGGGGGTGCCCGGGTGGGGGTAGGCAGGTGCTCCGCGCTGGGGGCTCGCCTCGTCGCCCGCTTCTTCCCGCAGCGGACGCCCGGGGCCCGCCTGGCCCCGCAGCAGAGCCTGCACGCGACAGCGGCCCGCGCCCTCCCGCTCATTCCCATCGTGGTGGAGCAGACG GGCCGCGGCGAACGCGCCTATGACATCTACTCGCGGCTGCTGCGGGAGCGCATCGTGTGCGTCATGGGCCCG ATTGATGACAGTGTGGCCAGCCTGGTTATCGCGCAGCTGCTGTTCCTACAGTCTGAGAGCAACAAGAAGCCCATCCACATGTACATCAACAGCCCTG GTGGCATGGTGACCTCAGGCCTCGCCATCTACGACACGATGCAGTACATTCTAAACCCCATCTGCACGTGGTGCGTGGGCCAGGCCGCCAGCATGGGCTCCCTGCTTCTCGCCGCCGGCACCCCAGGCATGCGCCACTCGCTCCCCAACTCTCGCATCATGATCCACCAGCCCTCTGGGGGCGCCCAG GGCCAAGCCACAGACATCGCCATCCAGGCAGAGGAGATCATGAAACTGAGGAAGCAGTTGTACAGCATCTATGCCAAACACACCAAGCAGAGCCTGCAGGTGATTG AGTCAGCCATGGAGAGGGACCGCTACATGAGCCCCATGGAGGCCCAGGAGTTTGGCCTCTTGGACAAGGTTCTGGTCCACCCTCCCCAGGACGGTGAGGACGAACCCGAGCTGGTGCAGAAGGAGCCGGTGGTTGCAGCGGCAGAACCCGCCCCAGTGAGCACCTGA
- the CLPP gene encoding ATP-dependent Clp protease proteolytic subunit, mitochondrial isoform X2 has protein sequence MWPGIRVGGARVGVGRCSALGARLVARFFPQRTPGARLAPQQSLHATAARALPLIPIVVEQTGRGERAYDIYSRLLRERIVCVMGPIDDSVASLVIAQLLFLQSESNKKPIHMYINSPGGMVTSGLAIYDTMQYILNPICTWCVGQAASMGSLLLAAGTPGMRHSLPNSRIMIHQPSGGAQGQATDIAIQAEEIMKLRKQLYSIYAKHTKQSLQVIGR, from the exons ATGTGGCCCGGAATACGGGTTGGGGGTGCCCGGGTGGGGGTAGGCAGGTGCTCCGCGCTGGGGGCTCGCCTCGTCGCCCGCTTCTTCCCGCAGCGGACGCCCGGGGCCCGCCTGGCCCCGCAGCAGAGCCTGCACGCGACAGCGGCCCGCGCCCTCCCGCTCATTCCCATCGTGGTGGAGCAGACG GGCCGCGGCGAACGCGCCTATGACATCTACTCGCGGCTGCTGCGGGAGCGCATCGTGTGCGTCATGGGCCCG ATTGATGACAGTGTGGCCAGCCTGGTTATCGCGCAGCTGCTGTTCCTACAGTCTGAGAGCAACAAGAAGCCCATCCACATGTACATCAACAGCCCTG GTGGCATGGTGACCTCAGGCCTCGCCATCTACGACACGATGCAGTACATTCTAAACCCCATCTGCACGTGGTGCGTGGGCCAGGCCGCCAGCATGGGCTCCCTGCTTCTCGCCGCCGGCACCCCAGGCATGCGCCACTCGCTCCCCAACTCTCGCATCATGATCCACCAGCCCTCTGGGGGCGCCCAG GGCCAAGCCACAGACATCGCCATCCAGGCAGAGGAGATCATGAAACTGAGGAAGCAGTTGTACAGCATCTATGCCAAACACACCAAGCAGAGCCTGCAGGTGATTG GACGGTGA